The Alistipes finegoldii DSM 17242 DNA segment GAAAAGGGCGACCTCGAAATCTGGCGCAACCGCACCGTCGTCGAAGACGGCGCGGTCGAAGATCCGAATGCGCAGATCGCCGTCTCGGAGGTCAAGGCCATCGACCCGACCTACGAGATCGGCGACGAATACGCCGACGAGATCAAACTCTCGTCGTTCGGCCGCCGCGCCGTGTTGTCGCTGCGCCAGAACCTCGCCTCGCGCATTCTCGATCTGGAGAAGGCCAGCCTTTACGAGAAGTATTCGGAAAAGGTCGGCGAAATCGTCACCGGCGAAGTTTATCAGGTATGGAAAAAAGAGGTGCTGATTCTCGACGACGAAGAGAACGAGCTGATTCTGCCCAAGGCGGAGCAGATTCCCAACGACTTCTACCGCAAGGGCGACACCATCAAGGCCATCGTCAAGTCGGTCGAGATGAACAACAACCAGCCCCGCATCATTCTTTCGCGCACGGCCAACCAGTTCCTCGAACGCCTGTTCGAGCAGGAGGTTCCCGAAATCTTCGACGGACTGATCACCATCAAGAAGATCGTCCGCATCCCCGGCGAACGCGCCAAGGTCGCCGTGGAGTCGTACGACGAGCGTATCGACCCGGTAGGCGCATGCGTCGGCATGAAGGGTTCGCGCATCTATTCGATCGTCAAGGAGCTGCGCAACGAGAACATCGACGTAGTGAACTACACGGCCAACCCGTCGCTGATGATCCAGCGCGCGCTGAATCCCGCCAAGATTTCGAGCATCACCATCGACGAGGAGAAGATGACCGCTTCGGTCTACCTCAAACCCGATCAGGTGTCGCTGGCCATCGGCAAGGGAGGTCTGAACATCCGTCTCTCGAAGATGCTGACGGGTTACGACATCGACGTATACCGCGAAGTGGAGGAAGAGGACGTGGCCCTCACCGAATTCGCCGACGAGATCGACGGCTGGATCATCGACGCCCTGAAGAGCGTCGGCTGTGACAGCGCCAAGAGCGTGCTGGAGCTGCCCGTAGAGGAGATCGCGGCCCGTGCCGACCTCGAACTGGAGCAGGCCCAGAAGGTCGTAGCGATACTGAAGGCGGAATTCGAAGAGTAATCACAAGCGAAAGAAAGGAAAACACACGATATGGGTAACGAAAGAAAATTAAGGCTCATTCAGGTTGCAAAGGAGTTCAAGGTGGGACTGAATACCATCACGGACTTCCTGCAGAAGAAGGGTATCAAGAGCGACGGATCGCCCAACACGCTGGTCGATTCGGAGACTTATGCCGTTCTGGAGAAGGAGTTCGGGGCGAACCGCGCCGCAGGCAACGCACGCGATTCGATCCGTGAGCGCATCTCCCTGAAGCAGACGACCATCACTCTCGAAGAAGCTAAAAAGCAGGAGCGCGAGGAGGAAAAAGAGGTGGTCATCAAAAGCAACGTAATCAGCGTCAAGGATGAAATCCAGCAGCCGAAGATCCTCGGCAAGATCGACCTGTCGCCCAAACCCAAGGCGGCTCCGACCCCCGCTCCCGCCCCGAAGGCGGAACCGGTGAAACCGGCCGAACAGCCCCGTGCGGCCCAGCCCGCACCCGCCAGTGCGCCCGTCGAAGCGCCGAAACCCGCGGCGAAGCCCGAACCCGCCGCAGAGAAACCGGCAGCTCCCGAAGTCAAGACGGCACCTGCGGCTCCCGCAGCACCGGCTGCGGCCGCGGCGACTGCGGCGCAGACCGAAACCGGAAAACCGGCTCCCGCGGCGGCCCCCGCTCCGGCCGCAACTCCGGCAACGACTCTGGCTGCGGCACCAGCTGCGGCTGCAGCACCGGCACCCAAGCCCGAACCCGCAGCGCCGAAAGACAATATCTTCCGCCCCGAAACCGTGACCCTGACGGGTCCGCAGGTGCTCGGCACGATGGACGTGTCGGGATTCGTCGCCGGCGGCAAGCATAAACGCAAACGTCTCCAGAAAGAGAAGGTGGACGTGAGCAAGGCCCCGAAAGGCAACACGCCGGGCGGCAACCGTCAGGGCGGCAATCAGGGCGGACAGGGAAGCCAGAACCGTCCCGGAGGTCCGGGCCAGAACCAGCCCAGACCGGGCGAAGGCCGCCGCAACAAGAACAAGGGCAAGGCGGCTCCCAAGCCGATCGTACGCCCCGAAGTGAGCGACGAGGAGGTTTCGAAGCAGGTAAAGGACACCCTTGCCCGTCTGACGGCCAAGGGCGCCAAGAGCAAGAGTGCAAAATACCGCAAGGACAAGCGCGACGCCGTAGCCGAGCGTATGAACGAGGAGTTCGAACGCGAGGAAATGGAACGTTCGACGCTCAAAGTCACCGAATTCGTGACCGTGAGCGAGTTGGCGACGATGATGAACGTCACGCCGACTCAGGTCATCACGGCCTGCATGAATCTGGGACTGATGGTGTCGATCAACCAGCGTCTCGACGCCGAAGCGCTCGTGGTCGTAGCCGAGGAGTTCGGCTACAAGGTCGAATTCGTCTCGGTGGAGATTCAGGAGGCGATCAACGACGACAACGAAGACAAGGAGGAGGACCTCGTGCCGCGTCCGCCGATCGTGACCGTCATGGGCCACGTGGACCACGGCAAGACCTCGCTACTGGACAATATCCGCAAGACCAACGTCATCGAGGGCGAGGCCGGCGGCATCACCCAGCATATCGGCGCCTACAGCGTCGAGCTGAACGGCCAGAAGATCACGTTCCTCGACACGCCGGGCCACGAAGCCTTTACGGCCATGCGTGCCCGCGGCGCCGCCGTCACCGACGTTGCGATCATCATCGTGGCGGCCGATGACAGCGTCATGCCGCAGACCGTCGAGGCCATCAACCATGCGCAGGCCGCAGGCGTGCCGATGGTTTTCGCCATCAACAAGATCGACAAACCCAACGCCAACCCCGACCACATCAAGGAACAGCTCTCGCAGATGAACTATCTGGTCGAGTCGTGGGGCGGTAAATATCAGGATCAGGAGGTTTCGGCCAAGAAGGGCATGAACCTCGACAAACTGCTCGAAAAGGTGCTGCTCGAAGCCGAGATGCTCGACCTGAAGGCCAACCCCAACAAGAAGGCGCAGGGCACCGTCATCGAATCGACGCTCGACAAGGGCCGCGGATACGTCTCGACGATCCTCGTACAGAGCGGTACGCTCCACGTGGGCGACGTGATCCTCTCCGGAACCTACACGGGCCGCGTGAAGGCCATGTTCAACGAAAACGGCAAGAAAGTGGAGTCCGCAGGCCCCTCGACACCGGTTCAGGTGCTGGGTCTGAACGGCGCCCCGCAGGCCGGCGATACGTTCAATGTCATGGAGGACGACCGTTCGGCGCGCGAAATCGCCAACAAGCGCGAGCAGCTGCAACGCATGCAGGGCATCATGACCCAGAAGCACGTGACGCTCGACGAGATCGGACGCCGCATCGCCATCGGCTCGTTCAAGGAGCTGAACATCATCGTCAAGGGCGACGTGGACGGCTCGATCGAGGCCATGTCGGGTTCGCTCATCAAGCTCTCGAAAGAGACCGTGCAGGTCAACGTCATCCACGCCGCCGTGGGTCAGATTTCGGAATCGGACGTGCTGCTGGCCGCCGCTTCGAACGCCATCATCGTCGGCTTCCAAGTACGTCCGTCGGCTTCGGCGCGCAAGCTGGCCGAGAAGGAGGAGATCGAAATCCGTCTCTACTCGATCATCTACGACGCCATCAACGACATCAAGGACGCTATCGAGGGCATGCTCGAACCGGTCATGAAGGAGGAGATCGTCGCTTCGGTCGAAGTGCTGGAGATCTTCAAAATCTCGAAGGTCGGCACCGTCGCCGGATGCGTCGTCCGCGAAGGCAGGCTCCAGCGCAACACCCCGATCCGCGTCATCCGCGACGGTATCGTCATCTACACGGGCAAGCTCGGCTCGCTCAAACGTTTCAAGGACGACGTCAAGGAGGTCACCAACGGTCAGGACTGCGGTCTGAACATCGAATCGTTCAACGACATCCGCGTCGGCGACATCGTCGAGGGATACGAACAGGTAGAAGTGAAACGCAAATAGCTACGCTATGCTGCCGAAACGTCTGATTGTTTTGCTGATGTCGCTCTGCACCCTGTGCGGAGCGGCATCGGCCGTTCAGCCCCGGACCGACCTCACGCAGAAGGAGCAGAAGGCGCTGCAGAAGGCTCAGAAGAAGAAGATCCGTCAGGAAGCCCGCCGCTTCGAGAGCCTGCGCAACGACGCCGTAGTGCAGTTCGCCCGCGAGCACCAGCCCTCGGACATCAGCACCCCTTCGTTCGTGAACGACTTCCGGATCTCGAACGTCATCTGCGCCGGAGACAACATCTCCGGCACCGTCATGCTGCATTTCGACATCACGCCGCTTTACGGCGGCTTCCGGCTTTACATGGGCGGCGAGCGCAACGGCACCTACGCCTTTGCCAAAGGTCTCGCCTACCCTTCGTCGGACCATTACGGCCGCATCTACACGATGCGCAGCGGCCAGCCCGAACATATCGTGGTGACGTTCTACAACATCGCGCCGGGCGTGGAGCGGCTCGACCGCGTGGACGTCAGCATGGGTCTGGCGCTCAACGCGCTGAACATCATTTCGATGCGTAACGTGCCGATCTTCTGGACCTACTCCGACAAAGCCATCAAAAACTACGTACAGGAAAACGCAAACAAGGTACCAGCTAACTAAAACCAATACAAACTTAAAGTAAAAATGACTACCCAGATCAAATTTACCACTGCCGAAGAAGCCGTCAAGGTTATCAAATCGGGCGACCACGTACACCTGAGTTCCGTGGCTTCGGCTCCCCAGTGCCTTATCAACGCCATGTGCGCGCGCGGCGAGGCCGGTGAACTGAAGGATGTACACATCCACCACCTGCACACCGAAGGCCCGGCGCCCTATGCCGACGAGAAATTCGAAGGCGTGTTCCAGCTCGACTCGTTCTTCGTGGGCGGCAACGTCCGCAAAGTGACGCAGAGCGGCTACGCCGACTACATTCCGATTTTCCTGAGCGAGACGCAGCGTCTGTACCGCTGCGGCGCGGTTCCCTGCAACGTGGCGATGATTCAGGTATCGACGCCCGACAAACACGGCTTCGTATCGCTCGGTACCTCGGTAGACGCGACGCTGGCTGCCGTGGAGACCGCCGATTACGTGCTCGCCGTGGTGAACAAGCACGTTCCCCGCGCCTTCGGACAAGCCATGATCCACTCGTCGAAGATCGACTACTTCGTGCAGGACGACACTCCGCTGATGGAGGCGCACTTCTCCGAGCCGAACGAGACCGAGACGGCCATCGGCAAGCACTGCGCAGCCCTGATCGAGGACGGCGCGACGCTGCAGATGGGCATCGGCGCCATTCCCAACGCCGTGCTGGCGCAGCTGGGCGGCCACAAGAACCTCGGCATCCATACCGAGATGTTCGCCGACGGCGTGCTTCCGCTGGTGGAGAGCGGCGTAATCAACGGCGAAGCCAAGAATATCGACAAGGGCAAGATGGTCTCGACGTTCCTGATGGGTTCGCAGCGCGTCTACGACTTCATCGACGACAACCCGGCCGTATTGATGATGGACGTGGGCTACACCAACGATCCCTACATCATCTCGAAGAACGACCGCGTGACGGCCATCAACTCGGCCCTGCAGGTAGACATCACGGGGCAGGTATGCGCCGACTCGCTGGGCACGAAGTTCTATTCGGGCGTCGGCGGCCAGATCGACTTCGTATACGGCGCATCGCTCTCGAAGGGCGGCAAAGCCATCATCGCCATGCCTTCGGTCACCAACAAGGGCATTTCGAAGATCGCTCCCGTGCTCACGCCGGGCGCAGGCGTCGTCACGACCCGCAACCACATCCACTGGTTCGTAACCGAGCACGGCGCCGTAGACCTCTACGGCAAGACGCTGCAGGAGCGTGCCCGCCTGATTATCTCGGTGGCCGATCCTTCGGCTCAGGAGGAGCTGGACCGCGCCGCTTTCGAGCGTTTCGGCCAGCACCACCACTACGTAAAGAACTACATGAGCAAGTAATAAATTATTACGCAATCGAGAAGCGCCCCTGTTACAGCGGGCGCTTTTTTTGTATCTT contains these protein-coding regions:
- the nusA gene encoding transcription termination factor NusA, whose translation is MDNLNLISNFAEFKELKNIDKSTMIGVLEDVFRHALQKQYETDENFDVIINPEKGDLEIWRNRTVVEDGAVEDPNAQIAVSEVKAIDPTYEIGDEYADEIKLSSFGRRAVLSLRQNLASRILDLEKASLYEKYSEKVGEIVTGEVYQVWKKEVLILDDEENELILPKAEQIPNDFYRKGDTIKAIVKSVEMNNNQPRIILSRTANQFLERLFEQEVPEIFDGLITIKKIVRIPGERAKVAVESYDERIDPVGACVGMKGSRIYSIVKELRNENIDVVNYTANPSLMIQRALNPAKISSITIDEEKMTASVYLKPDQVSLAIGKGGLNIRLSKMLTGYDIDVYREVEEEDVALTEFADEIDGWIIDALKSVGCDSAKSVLELPVEEIAARADLELEQAQKVVAILKAEFEE
- a CDS encoding acetyl-CoA hydrolase/transferase family protein, producing the protein MTTQIKFTTAEEAVKVIKSGDHVHLSSVASAPQCLINAMCARGEAGELKDVHIHHLHTEGPAPYADEKFEGVFQLDSFFVGGNVRKVTQSGYADYIPIFLSETQRLYRCGAVPCNVAMIQVSTPDKHGFVSLGTSVDATLAAVETADYVLAVVNKHVPRAFGQAMIHSSKIDYFVQDDTPLMEAHFSEPNETETAIGKHCAALIEDGATLQMGIGAIPNAVLAQLGGHKNLGIHTEMFADGVLPLVESGVINGEAKNIDKGKMVSTFLMGSQRVYDFIDDNPAVLMMDVGYTNDPYIISKNDRVTAINSALQVDITGQVCADSLGTKFYSGVGGQIDFVYGASLSKGGKAIIAMPSVTNKGISKIAPVLTPGAGVVTTRNHIHWFVTEHGAVDLYGKTLQERARLIISVADPSAQEELDRAAFERFGQHHHYVKNYMSK
- the infB gene encoding translation initiation factor IF-2; this translates as MGNERKLRLIQVAKEFKVGLNTITDFLQKKGIKSDGSPNTLVDSETYAVLEKEFGANRAAGNARDSIRERISLKQTTITLEEAKKQEREEEKEVVIKSNVISVKDEIQQPKILGKIDLSPKPKAAPTPAPAPKAEPVKPAEQPRAAQPAPASAPVEAPKPAAKPEPAAEKPAAPEVKTAPAAPAAPAAAAATAAQTETGKPAPAAAPAPAATPATTLAAAPAAAAAPAPKPEPAAPKDNIFRPETVTLTGPQVLGTMDVSGFVAGGKHKRKRLQKEKVDVSKAPKGNTPGGNRQGGNQGGQGSQNRPGGPGQNQPRPGEGRRNKNKGKAAPKPIVRPEVSDEEVSKQVKDTLARLTAKGAKSKSAKYRKDKRDAVAERMNEEFEREEMERSTLKVTEFVTVSELATMMNVTPTQVITACMNLGLMVSINQRLDAEALVVVAEEFGYKVEFVSVEIQEAINDDNEDKEEDLVPRPPIVTVMGHVDHGKTSLLDNIRKTNVIEGEAGGITQHIGAYSVELNGQKITFLDTPGHEAFTAMRARGAAVTDVAIIIVAADDSVMPQTVEAINHAQAAGVPMVFAINKIDKPNANPDHIKEQLSQMNYLVESWGGKYQDQEVSAKKGMNLDKLLEKVLLEAEMLDLKANPNKKAQGTVIESTLDKGRGYVSTILVQSGTLHVGDVILSGTYTGRVKAMFNENGKKVESAGPSTPVQVLGLNGAPQAGDTFNVMEDDRSAREIANKREQLQRMQGIMTQKHVTLDEIGRRIAIGSFKELNIIVKGDVDGSIEAMSGSLIKLSKETVQVNVIHAAVGQISESDVLLAAASNAIIVGFQVRPSASARKLAEKEEIEIRLYSIIYDAINDIKDAIEGMLEPVMKEEIVASVEVLEIFKISKVGTVAGCVVREGRLQRNTPIRVIRDGIVIYTGKLGSLKRFKDDVKEVTNGQDCGLNIESFNDIRVGDIVEGYEQVEVKRK